The Bernardetia sp. genome has a segment encoding these proteins:
- a CDS encoding ImmA/IrrE family metallo-endopeptidase encodes MKDEIQIKKLTEDILRKFAYSFLIGVKQLDMKLLIANLYKNFRLKTKYISDINNKIESEILGKYDLNNRTIYVSAKEYVSQRGFFIIAHEIGHFFLHSELMMEQKEYDSLKDNEDNYKIFDYIFEDKGNWIEWQANYFALNLIIPSVALFEQFEKAKSEINLSSNILYVDEQTCNQESFAYIVSKLSIFFQTTKVSVIYKLHSEGYIKFGYKTKSLKSVMKSYYPNMFDI; translated from the coding sequence ATGAAGGATGAAATACAAATAAAAAAATTGACAGAGGATATATTAAGAAAATTTGCTTACTCATTTCTAATAGGTGTAAAGCAATTAGATATGAAACTCCTAATTGCAAACTTATATAAGAATTTTAGACTAAAAACTAAGTATATATCTGACATAAACAATAAGATAGAAAGTGAAATATTGGGCAAATACGATTTGAATAATAGAACAATATATGTAAGTGCTAAAGAATATGTATCTCAAAGAGGTTTCTTCATAATTGCTCATGAAATAGGACATTTTTTTCTTCATAGTGAACTAATGATGGAACAGAAGGAATATGACAGTTTGAAAGACAATGAAGACAACTACAAAATATTTGATTATATATTCGAGGATAAAGGAAATTGGATTGAATGGCAGGCAAATTATTTTGCTTTAAACTTAATAATTCCTAGTGTTGCTTTATTTGAACAATTTGAAAAAGCAAAGTCTGAAATCAATTTAAGTTCTAACATATTATATGTTGATGAACAGACTTGTAATCAAGAGAGCTTTGCATATATCGTGAGCAAACTTTCAATTTTTTTTCAAACAACTAAGGTAAGCGTAATATATAAGTTACATTCAGAAGGTTACATCAAGTTTGGGTATAAAACTAAATCTTTAAAGAGTGTAATGAAGAGTTATTATCCGAATATGTTTGATATTTAA
- a CDS encoding restriction endonuclease has translation MNTVQKGDKFENVSYEIVRNIIDSGSLGISPNSCKIYQKKGYYSKDREGNIIFDISVEVFFGNQQEYYFLFLIECKDYSTKNIPVDDIEEFINKTKQVAGVNVKGVFMTTRKLSQGAYNVAKNKGLMIIHVNPEISYNVVLNKKNATQGLDKKKNGKTSIDDLAKTLEEQIIKSYIKRYRDKIKDNEG, from the coding sequence ATGAATACTGTTCAAAAAGGAGATAAGTTTGAAAACGTGTCCTATGAAATTGTTAGAAACATTATTGATAGTGGTTCTCTAGGAATAAGTCCTAATTCTTGTAAAATTTATCAGAAAAAAGGTTATTATTCTAAAGATAGAGAAGGAAACATAATCTTTGATATTTCAGTAGAGGTATTTTTTGGCAATCAACAGGAGTATTATTTTCTTTTCTTGATTGAGTGTAAAGATTATTCTACTAAAAATATTCCTGTCGATGATATAGAAGAATTTATAAATAAGACAAAACAAGTAGCAGGGGTTAATGTCAAAGGAGTTTTTATGACAACAAGAAAACTTAGTCAAGGAGCTTATAATGTTGCTAAAAATAAGGGTTTAATGATTATACATGTAAATCCAGAAATTAGTTACAATGTAGTTTTGAATAAAAAAAACGCAACTCAAGGTCTTGATAAAAAAAAGAATGGGAAAACCTCTATAGATGACTTGGCTAAAACTTTAGAGGAGCAAATAATAAAATCTTATATAAAGAGGTACAGGGATAAAATAAAAGATAATGAAGGATGA
- a CDS encoding MarC family protein yields the protein MEELIKFGLLCFTTYFTIINPLGVMPVFMTMTADLSDADRTATARKALITAFFTMIAFAFSGQLLFDFFGISADAFRVVGGIIFFMMGYDMLQARLIRTKIEEESVKSYVTDISITPLAIPMICGPGAITNSIVMMQEAQSINEKIVLISVMFIICLITFLTLWASSRISKMLGETGNKILMRIMGLIVMVVAVEFFRSGLKPIIVDIVKAAGQ from the coding sequence ATGGAAGAATTAATCAAATTTGGACTGCTCTGTTTTACTACTTATTTTACTATCATCAATCCTTTGGGAGTAATGCCTGTCTTTATGACCATGACGGCTGACCTAAGTGATGCCGACCGTACAGCCACAGCAAGAAAAGCCCTCATTACGGCATTTTTTACGATGATTGCTTTTGCTTTTTCAGGTCAGCTTTTGTTTGATTTTTTCGGAATCTCTGCTGATGCTTTTCGTGTAGTGGGTGGAATTATTTTTTTTATGATGGGTTATGATATGCTACAAGCTCGCCTCATCCGTACCAAGATAGAAGAAGAGTCCGTAAAAAGTTATGTTACTGATATTTCTATCACACCACTTGCTATTCCGATGATTTGTGGACCGGGGGCAATTACTAACTCTATTGTCATGATGCAAGAGGCTCAAAGCATTAATGAAAAAATTGTTTTGATAAGTGTTATGTTTATTATCTGTCTGATTACCTTTCTTACCCTATGGGCTTCTTCTAGAATTTCAAAAATGCTTGGGGAAACAGGAAACAAAATTTTGATGCGAATAATGGGACTTATCGTGATGGTAGTGGCAGTAGAGTTTTTTAGAAGTGGTTTGAAACCTATCATTGTAGATATTGTTAAGGCTGCAGGACAGTAA
- the mnmE gene encoding tRNA uridine-5-carboxymethylaminomethyl(34) synthesis GTPase MnmE produces the protein MFTDFSDTIIALSTPAGRGAIALVRLSGEDAILHTQQFFKGKNLLEQKSHTVHFGTIRSPQNEILDEVVVTIFKAPHSFTKENVVEISCHGSPFIVKRIIQNFLDNSPVRYAKAGEFTQRAFINGRFDLAQAEAVADLIAADSAASHQVAISQLRGGFSNQIKELRQQLLDFVSLIELELDFGEEDVEFAERDKLISLVKTVQEVVEQLLSSFELGNAIKNGVPTVIAGRPNAGKSTLLNALLNEEKAIVSDIAGTTRDFIEDEISIEGIAFRFIDTAGLRQTDDKVESIGVERARKKMNEASLILYVIDLSELFHQNISKAEFFEEIKEVENLGINTLFVLNKADFWNKINNESSFEWKDELQKWIENTNTIFTQANNTTSREDIEKLKSKILEAIQADDFNAGDTLVTNTRHYESLRGAKLALVDVLNALEMGLTGDLLSLDLRTALEHLGSITGEVSNDEILGNIFGKFCIGK, from the coding sequence ATGTTTACCGACTTTTCAGATACTATTATTGCCCTTTCTACGCCTGCTGGACGTGGTGCAATTGCACTTGTTCGTCTTTCTGGAGAAGATGCCATTTTACACACGCAGCAATTTTTTAAGGGAAAGAATCTTTTAGAACAGAAAAGTCATACTGTTCATTTTGGAACAATAAGAAGCCCTCAAAATGAAATTTTAGATGAAGTCGTAGTTACCATTTTCAAAGCTCCTCATTCATTTACAAAGGAAAATGTAGTTGAAATTTCTTGCCACGGTTCGCCTTTTATTGTCAAACGAATTATTCAAAATTTTTTAGATAATTCGCCTGTACGTTATGCTAAAGCTGGAGAGTTTACACAGCGTGCCTTTATCAATGGTCGTTTTGATTTGGCACAAGCCGAAGCCGTAGCAGATTTGATTGCAGCAGATTCGGCAGCTTCTCATCAAGTAGCTATTTCACAGCTTCGTGGTGGATTTTCCAATCAAATCAAAGAACTTCGTCAGCAGCTTTTAGATTTTGTTTCTCTGATAGAGTTAGAATTAGATTTTGGAGAGGAAGATGTAGAGTTTGCAGAAAGAGACAAACTTATTTCTCTTGTAAAGACTGTTCAAGAGGTGGTAGAACAGCTTTTGAGTTCATTTGAACTTGGAAATGCTATAAAAAACGGTGTTCCGACAGTAATTGCAGGCAGACCCAATGCAGGAAAATCTACACTTTTGAATGCACTGCTGAATGAGGAAAAAGCCATTGTTTCTGATATTGCAGGCACAACACGAGATTTTATAGAGGATGAAATCAGCATTGAAGGAATTGCTTTCCGTTTTATAGATACGGCAGGGCTTCGCCAGACTGATGACAAAGTAGAATCTATTGGAGTAGAACGAGCAAGAAAAAAGATGAACGAAGCCTCTCTCATTTTATATGTAATTGATTTATCAGAGCTTTTTCATCAAAATATTTCTAAGGCAGAGTTTTTTGAAGAAATAAAGGAAGTTGAAAATTTAGGTATAAACACGCTTTTTGTCTTGAATAAGGCTGATTTTTGGAATAAAATCAATAATGAAAGTAGCTTTGAGTGGAAAGATGAATTACAAAAATGGATAGAAAATACAAATACCATTTTTACGCAAGCCAACAACACAACTAGCAGAGAAGATATTGAAAAGCTCAAAAGCAAAATTTTAGAAGCTATCCAAGCCGATGATTTCAATGCAGGAGATACACTTGTTACCAACACACGACATTATGAAAGTCTAAGAGGTGCAAAATTGGCTCTAGTTGATGTGCTGAATGCACTAGAAATGGGACTAACAGGCGATTTACTTTCCCTAGACTTACGCACAGCCTTAGAACACTTAGGTTCTATTACAGGTGAAGTATCGAATGATGAAATCTTGGGAAATATCTTCGGAAAGTTCTGTATTGGAAAGTAA
- a CDS encoding cyclic nucleotide-binding domain-containing protein, protein MKKLKVSTGIFWVEVPEANVFMLCGCPADAVKHLKKRGLIETIDKKIGKNIVSYESGPNCILLSEVLMQNGSFSNLIEFPAMQMLYLQGMVIPNHPNNTGIRPMIIGTEEQIEAQMKYFYRGNYGLINKEEYEAAGVRGEDFEQMMRIKLNFAFGKINPSDALLDKRIIEENENSEQENTKTEIRNGVFIERKGFNIYEISYKEESVEVNLNLGAEDRYEAPYQLGYHYLNREYFAVVHSGEGDGWDINRPCMASIVIFQGKIFLVDAGPNILTSLNYLGISVNEIEGIFHTHAHDDHFAGLTTLIRTDRRFKYYATPLVRAAVTKKLAALMSIEESNFKNFFDVCDLEFDTWNDVDGLEVMPLYSPHPVETNLFYFRAKWKDAYKVYGHLADVVSFDVFKKMTERDDNLQVSNEWYDKITQNYLIPTDLKKIDIGGGMIHGQAEDYRKDESKKIVLAHTHKPLTFKEREIGSSAAFGMIDKLIPASHDYLFDFASKYIQFYFPSAPQHEVNYLLNHSVRHFNAGTILFKKGHNSEYVYLLLTGSVEFIDSKRGNQHVLPAGSLIGFYSGYLGGKALETYRAASNITVIQIPLQSYHDFVDRNDLYSELKRVEKNILFLENTWLFGEVVSFPILTRIAKAMTQTEGQDFSQKYILYLIAEGSVTLKRNGKKVETLQKGDFFGANDILNAENWEENTEKYSISISKDTSLFAIAADLIQEIPVVYWKVIETYEKRFRRG, encoded by the coding sequence ATGAAGAAGCTGAAAGTAAGTACAGGAATTTTTTGGGTAGAAGTGCCAGAAGCAAATGTTTTTATGCTTTGTGGTTGTCCTGCTGATGCTGTCAAACATTTGAAAAAACGTGGGCTTATCGAAACGATTGATAAAAAGATAGGAAAAAATATTGTTTCTTATGAATCAGGACCCAACTGTATTTTGCTTTCAGAAGTCTTGATGCAGAACGGTAGCTTTTCGAATTTGATAGAATTTCCTGCTATGCAGATGCTCTATTTGCAAGGAATGGTCATTCCGAATCATCCGAATAATACAGGCATCCGTCCCATGATTATCGGAACAGAAGAGCAGATAGAAGCACAAATGAAATATTTTTATCGTGGAAATTATGGCTTAATTAATAAAGAAGAATATGAAGCAGCAGGAGTAAGAGGAGAAGATTTTGAGCAAATGATGCGAATAAAACTCAATTTTGCCTTTGGAAAAATAAACCCATCTGATGCTCTTTTAGACAAGCGAATTATCGAAGAAAATGAAAATTCAGAACAAGAAAACACAAAAACAGAAATTCGAAACGGAGTTTTTATAGAAAGAAAAGGATTTAATATTTATGAGATTAGTTATAAAGAGGAAAGCGTAGAAGTAAATCTAAATTTGGGAGCAGAAGACCGTTATGAAGCTCCTTATCAGTTGGGGTATCACTATCTGAATAGAGAATATTTTGCTGTGGTACATTCTGGAGAAGGTGATGGCTGGGATATTAATCGTCCTTGTATGGCGAGCATTGTTATTTTTCAAGGAAAGATATTTTTAGTAGATGCAGGTCCCAATATTCTGACAAGTCTGAATTATTTAGGAATTAGCGTCAATGAGATTGAGGGAATTTTCCATACCCACGCTCACGACGACCATTTTGCAGGGCTTACTACACTCATCCGAACCGACAGACGTTTTAAATATTACGCCACACCACTTGTTCGTGCTGCCGTTACCAAAAAATTGGCTGCCTTGATGTCTATTGAGGAAAGCAATTTTAAAAACTTTTTTGATGTCTGTGATTTGGAATTTGACACATGGAACGATGTAGATGGCTTGGAGGTAATGCCATTGTATTCGCCTCACCCTGTCGAAACGAATTTATTTTATTTTAGAGCCAAATGGAAAGATGCCTACAAAGTTTATGGACATTTAGCTGATGTAGTTTCGTTTGATGTTTTCAAAAAAATGACGGAACGAGACGACAATTTGCAAGTTTCTAATGAGTGGTACGACAAAATCACGCAAAACTACCTTATTCCTACCGACCTCAAAAAAATTGATATTGGTGGAGGAATGATTCACGGACAAGCCGAAGATTATCGAAAAGATGAATCTAAAAAAATAGTTTTGGCACACACGCACAAACCACTCACTTTCAAAGAACGAGAAATTGGTTCATCGGCAGCCTTCGGAATGATTGATAAACTTATTCCTGCTAGTCATGATTATCTCTTTGATTTTGCGAGCAAATACATTCAATTTTATTTTCCTAGCGCTCCACAGCACGAAGTCAATTATTTGCTCAACCATTCGGTAAGGCACTTCAACGCAGGAACAATTCTTTTCAAAAAAGGACACAATAGCGAATATGTGTATTTGCTTCTCACAGGTTCGGTGGAATTTATAGATTCCAAACGAGGCAACCAACACGTTTTGCCAGCAGGTTCTCTCATTGGTTTTTATTCGGGGTATTTGGGTGGAAAAGCTCTTGAAACCTACCGAGCAGCCAGTAATATTACTGTTATTCAGATTCCTCTACAATCGTATCACGATTTTGTGGATAGAAATGATTTGTATAGCGAACTCAAACGAGTAGAGAAAAATATTTTGTTTTTAGAAAATACATGGCTCTTTGGCGAGGTGGTTTCTTTTCCTATTCTAACACGCATTGCCAAAGCAATGACCCAAACTGAAGGACAAGATTTCTCTCAAAAATACATTCTCTATCTGATAGCAGAAGGCAGCGTAACTCTCAAACGGAATGGTAAAAAAGTAGAAACGCTACAAAAAGGCGATTTCTTCGGAGCAAACGACATCTTGAATGCTGAAAACTGGGAAGAAAACACCGAAAAATACAGCATTTCTATCTCAAAAGATACTTCTCTTTTCGCCATAGCAGCCGATTTGATACAAGAAATTCCTGTCGTCTATTGGAAAGTTATTGAAACGTATGAGAAGAGGTTTAGGAGGGGGTAG
- a CDS encoding four helix bundle protein, with product MIENRSLVYDKAYPFAIRIVKAFEFLKEQKKEYVLSKQLLRSGTSIGANIIEANGAISDDDFSAKMSIAYKECLETKYWLSLLKDTGYIDENTYESMYKQADEIGKMLFAILRKTRINKRKISQKK from the coding sequence ATGATAGAGAATAGAAGCCTAGTGTATGATAAAGCCTATCCTTTTGCTATCAGAATAGTAAAGGCTTTTGAGTTTTTGAAAGAGCAGAAAAAAGAGTATGTACTTTCAAAGCAATTATTACGCTCTGGAACTTCTATTGGAGCAAATATTATAGAAGCTAATGGAGCAATTTCTGATGATGATTTTTCTGCCAAAATGAGCATTGCTTATAAAGAATGTTTAGAAACTAAATACTGGCTGAGTTTACTAAAAGATACAGGTTATATAGACGAAAATACATACGAGAGTATGTACAAACAAGCCGATGAAATCGGCAAAATGCTTTTCGCAATTTTAAGAAAAACGAGAATAAACAAACGTAAAATAAGTCAGAAAAAGTAG
- a CDS encoding adenylate/guanylate cyclase domain-containing protein, translating into MKKRYLVLIASLIVLLFVPYDWGKAQNYNRRQVISKIRNYDAKRKRALKNGDYKTVISLSWQIADSYHLIKQDGLMTRYYERAIYTAEKNNDKLLKAKSHERLGDKYKMPDYFTKKNNQYREAAELYNELNESKKEGEVLRKIVKITHKERDYENLIPTAETLLSKPDVFEITRQDRINLSTVLIEAHTKQGSEEKVKLFELMWDKAQSEKPDPRDKKRELEEAMKIDPMLLSQRELEFLRTQKKELTLDIDSQKYVIERQGLELQLKNLDLKMKESERQKQEAIAKEQQAEAQAQKAEAQAQKARNNQFLIGLIGGGIVLLISVVAFIQKFNSNRKLSSKNKEIELERQKSDTLLLNILPEETAQELKETGHAQPQSYDLVTVMFTDFKGFTQISEKLSPEDLVKKLEYCFTEFDKICDKYDLEKIKTIGDAYMCAGGIPVANSSNPKDAVRAGLEMQQFMKDWKSYQEKIGEPTFELRLGIHTGSVVAGVIGKNKFAYDIWGDAVNLAARMESSGEVGKVNISETTYHHVKNDFECEYRGKITAKNKGEIDMYFVQSSVTSNQ; encoded by the coding sequence ATGAAAAAAAGATATCTTGTTCTCATTGCTTCACTGATTGTGTTGCTTTTTGTGCCTTATGATTGGGGGAAAGCACAAAACTATAACCGTCGTCAAGTAATTTCAAAGATTAGGAACTATGATGCCAAGCGAAAACGTGCCTTAAAAAATGGAGACTACAAAACAGTCATTAGTCTAAGCTGGCAAATTGCAGATAGTTATCATCTTATCAAGCAAGATGGTTTGATGACACGTTATTATGAAAGAGCTATCTATACTGCTGAAAAAAATAATGATAAACTTTTAAAAGCCAAAAGCCACGAACGATTAGGCGACAAATATAAAATGCCAGATTATTTTACCAAAAAAAATAATCAATATAGAGAAGCAGCCGAACTCTACAATGAACTAAATGAATCCAAAAAAGAAGGAGAAGTTTTGCGTAAAATTGTCAAAATTACGCACAAGGAAAGAGATTATGAAAACCTCATTCCGACTGCCGAAACGCTACTTTCAAAACCAGATGTTTTCGAAATTACTCGCCAAGATAGAATAAATCTTTCTACTGTACTGATAGAGGCACACACAAAACAAGGGAGCGAAGAAAAAGTAAAACTCTTTGAACTCATGTGGGATAAAGCTCAAAGCGAAAAGCCAGACCCACGAGACAAAAAAAGAGAGCTAGAAGAAGCAATGAAAATAGACCCTATGCTTTTATCGCAAAGAGAATTAGAGTTTTTAAGAACTCAAAAAAAAGAACTGACCTTGGATATTGACTCTCAAAAATATGTTATTGAAAGGCAAGGACTAGAACTTCAACTCAAAAATCTTGATTTGAAAATGAAAGAATCTGAGCGTCAGAAACAAGAAGCCATTGCTAAAGAGCAACAAGCCGAAGCGCAAGCGCAAAAAGCTGAAGCACAAGCACAAAAAGCACGAAACAATCAGTTTCTCATCGGACTTATTGGTGGTGGAATCGTTCTTCTTATTTCTGTAGTAGCCTTTATTCAAAAATTTAATAGTAATAGAAAACTTAGTTCGAAAAACAAGGAAATAGAACTAGAGCGCCAAAAATCAGATACGCTTTTACTCAATATTTTGCCAGAAGAAACAGCACAAGAACTCAAAGAAACAGGACATGCTCAACCACAATCTTACGACCTAGTAACGGTTATGTTTACTGATTTCAAAGGTTTTACGCAGATTTCTGAAAAATTATCACCAGAAGATCTCGTCAAAAAATTAGAGTACTGTTTTACAGAGTTTGATAAAATTTGTGATAAATACGATCTTGAAAAAATCAAAACTATAGGTGATGCCTATATGTGTGCAGGAGGGATTCCAGTGGCTAACAGTTCCAATCCAAAAGATGCTGTAAGAGCAGGTTTAGAGATGCAACAGTTTATGAAAGATTGGAAATCTTACCAAGAAAAAATAGGTGAACCAACTTTTGAACTTCGTTTGGGAATTCATACAGGTTCGGTAGTGGCTGGTGTGATTGGTAAAAATAAATTTGCCTACGACATTTGGGGCGATGCCGTAAACCTTGCAGCAAGAATGGAGTCTAGTGGAGAAGTTGGAAAGGTAAATATCTCTGAAACCACATACCATCATGTAAAAAATGATTTTGAGTGTGAATACAGAGGGAAAATTACAGCAAAGAATAAAGGGGAAATTGATATGTATTTCGTTCAGTCGTCAGTAACCAGTAATCAGTAA
- a CDS encoding adenylate/guanylate cyclase domain-containing protein has product MLLQKKSFLLASIFSVFIFTLYFFPLYQTVAQNLETQYKAAVNKYRPDKAGRLAFEIGKGKYRQGNTDEAISYLNQAVKHSATVKDYENLGKTYASLAEIYKNQKNYEQAVFNYKKASKSYELLGDRKKAALYHYLEGNVYAQMKRYDAAIEVYKTTIRSANNANATQLVLQITEDLAKIYRIKGDTKNANLYANIKEEIKDEAQDVIALEERKDEVLIDTLSVSKTEKEEKKKEAEKIAQEQKVKTLSIEELLERSTFESDSLERLHTESLAAREADKKLFMYVVGGVAFFAVILIIFIIIQSNTVRAKKKANRELASANQELASKNEEIESQKEIIEQEKERSEALLLNILPKEIAEELKRNPNLPPRSYDQVSVIFTDFKGFTQVAEELTPEELIDELAECFSEFDSICEKWNLERIKTMGDAYMCAGGIPTTNYTNPVDAVSAAMEMQEVIEQLKQKKMLQGKPYFEMRLGIHTGPVVAGVVGKKRFAYDIWGDTVNLAARMESSGEVGRVNISEYTYSLVRDYFFCSYRGKIEAKNKGEVDMYFVVSKF; this is encoded by the coding sequence ATGCTACTCCAAAAAAAATCTTTTCTGCTTGCTTCTATTTTTAGTGTATTTATTTTTACGTTGTATTTTTTTCCTCTCTATCAAACGGTAGCTCAAAACCTAGAAACTCAATATAAAGCAGCTGTAAACAAATATCGTCCTGATAAAGCAGGAAGATTGGCTTTTGAGATTGGCAAAGGAAAATACAGGCAAGGAAATACAGATGAAGCCATCAGCTATCTTAATCAAGCTGTTAAGCATTCAGCTACTGTCAAAGATTATGAAAACTTAGGAAAAACCTATGCCTCTTTGGCTGAAATTTATAAAAATCAGAAGAATTATGAGCAAGCCGTTTTTAATTATAAAAAGGCTTCAAAATCTTATGAACTATTAGGAGATAGAAAAAAGGCTGCTCTTTATCATTATTTGGAGGGCAATGTTTATGCTCAAATGAAGAGATATGATGCAGCTATTGAAGTGTATAAAACGACAATTCGTTCTGCCAACAATGCCAATGCCACGCAACTTGTTTTACAAATTACAGAAGATTTAGCAAAAATCTATAGAATAAAAGGAGATACTAAAAATGCCAATTTGTATGCTAACATCAAAGAAGAAATAAAAGACGAGGCGCAAGATGTAATAGCACTAGAAGAAAGAAAAGATGAAGTATTGATAGATACCTTATCTGTCTCAAAAACAGAAAAAGAGGAGAAGAAAAAAGAAGCTGAAAAAATAGCACAAGAGCAGAAAGTAAAAACACTTAGTATAGAAGAACTTTTAGAGCGAAGTACATTTGAGTCAGATAGTTTGGAACGTTTGCATACAGAATCTTTGGCAGCAAGGGAAGCAGATAAAAAGCTCTTTATGTATGTTGTTGGAGGAGTAGCCTTTTTTGCTGTAATTCTCATAATTTTTATTATTATTCAGAGTAATACAGTGAGGGCTAAGAAAAAAGCCAACCGAGAACTTGCTTCTGCCAACCAAGAACTAGCGTCCAAAAATGAAGAAATTGAAAGTCAAAAGGAAATTATAGAACAAGAAAAAGAGCGTTCGGAAGCTCTATTACTTAATATTTTACCAAAAGAAATAGCTGAAGAACTCAAACGTAATCCGAACTTGCCTCCACGTTCTTACGACCAAGTGAGTGTTATTTTTACAGACTTTAAAGGCTTTACACAAGTTGCTGAAGAACTAACTCCTGAGGAACTCATCGACGAGCTTGCTGAGTGTTTTTCAGAATTTGATTCTATTTGTGAAAAATGGAATTTGGAGCGTATCAAAACGATGGGAGATGCTTATATGTGTGCTGGAGGTATTCCAACTACAAATTATACGAATCCTGTCGATGCTGTGAGCGCAGCTATGGAAATGCAAGAAGTCATTGAGCAACTCAAACAAAAGAAAATGCTACAAGGAAAGCCGTATTTCGAAATGCGTTTAGGAATCCATACAGGACCTGTTGTAGCTGGTGTAGTTGGGAAAAAACGCTTTGCTTATGACATTTGGGGCGATACTGTAAATTTGGCAGCCCGAATGGAATCTAGTGGGGAGGTTGGAAGAGTAAATATTTCTGAATACACATATTCACTTGTTAGGGATTATTTTTTCTGTTCGTATCGTGGAAAAATAGAAGCCAAAAATAAAGGCGAAGTAGATATGTACTTTGTTGTTTCTAAGTTTTAA
- a CDS encoding NADH-quinone oxidoreductase subunit N: MEEQSFYFFSWQDIKFLQSELLLVVAWVLAFCGLLLPKKISSTFVPLTCSIAFLANIFVLIFFTDIATPVKTTFFWNDLFYQNRLTHYLKILTSVSAILAIWIQLSHKKDLSEWFVVLLGGVLSAQFLVVSANIFGVYISLEMLSICGYLLVSFSDKGKEKLIASSFNYLAFGAVSAACLLYGFSWWYGVSGSFSIPQIFETTLTNTDKSIFLIGFVLIGIGFLFKLAAIPLHFWISEVYKNSSAGTVFFLATIPKIVASGVLFFVLSQSIHLSKDLQEIVFSALSLLGVLSAIFGGFLAIQQSSFKCFFAYSGVAQVGFLLLLLVYNFKYATISENGLLLFWVFYIISNAIIWKFCAELENDDNFLIKDLNKLPISSKLLLSLASLSLAGFPPLGGFLVKIVVIFIAFQNYQNEVSSVFLLSLIGVGIATLIGFFYYLKVPYLLFLKSSASKTQNNLPIIRLSTSTLFISAVLILLNIGLVVFALRWF, from the coding sequence ATGGAAGAACAAAGTTTTTATTTTTTTTCTTGGCAGGATATAAAATTTCTACAATCAGAACTACTTTTAGTAGTTGCTTGGGTGTTGGCTTTTTGTGGGTTGCTGCTGCCTAAAAAGATAAGTTCTACTTTTGTACCATTGACTTGTAGCATTGCTTTTTTAGCAAATATCTTTGTCCTTATTTTTTTTACTGACATTGCTACGCCAGTTAAGACAACTTTTTTTTGGAACGACCTTTTTTACCAAAACAGACTGACGCATTATCTAAAAATACTAACTTCTGTTTCAGCAATTTTAGCGATTTGGATTCAGCTTTCTCATAAAAAAGACCTTTCTGAATGGTTTGTGGTCTTGTTAGGAGGTGTTTTGAGCGCACAATTTTTAGTGGTTTCAGCCAATATTTTTGGAGTGTACATAAGCCTAGAAATGCTTTCTATTTGTGGTTATTTGCTAGTATCTTTCTCTGATAAAGGGAAAGAGAAACTAATAGCTTCATCTTTCAATTATTTGGCGTTTGGTGCTGTGAGTGCAGCTTGTTTGCTCTATGGATTTTCGTGGTGGTATGGTGTAAGTGGGTCATTTTCTATTCCTCAAATTTTTGAAACCACTTTAACAAACACTGATAAAAGTATTTTTTTAATTGGTTTTGTTTTGATAGGAATTGGATTTTTATTCAAACTCGCAGCCATTCCTCTTCATTTTTGGATAAGCGAAGTTTATAAAAACTCTTCTGCTGGAACAGTCTTTTTTTTAGCTACTATTCCGAAAATTGTAGCGAGTGGAGTTTTGTTTTTTGTGTTAAGTCAGTCTATTCATTTATCCAAAGACTTGCAAGAAATTGTATTTTCTGCTCTTTCTCTACTAGGTGTTTTATCAGCTATTTTTGGAGGTTTTTTAGCTATTCAACAGAGTAGCTTTAAATGTTTTTTTGCCTATTCAGGAGTTGCTCAAGTTGGATTTCTTCTACTACTTTTAGTTTATAATTTTAAATACGCTACTATTTCAGAAAATGGACTTCTACTATTTTGGGTTTTCTACATTATATCAAATGCTATTATATGGAAATTTTGTGCAGAATTAGAAAATGATGATAATTTTTTAATTAAAGACCTCAATAAATTACCAATTTCCTCTAAGTTGCTCCTTTCTCTTGCCTCACTGTCTTTAGCTGGCTTTCCTCCTTTGGGTGGCTTTTTAGTAAAAATCGTCGTAATTTTTATTGCTTTTCAGAATTATCAAAATGAAGTGAGTTCAGTATTCTTACTTTCTCTGATTGGCGTAGGGATTGCTACCTTGATAGGTTTCTTTTATTACCTCAAAGTGCCTTATCTCTTGTTTTTGAAATCGTCTGCTTCTAAAACACAAAACAACCTTCCCATAATTAGACTTTCTACTTCAACTCTTTTCATTTCAGCTGTATTGATTTTACTCAATATTGGATTAGTAGTTTTTGCTCTTCGCTGGTTCTAA